The Burkholderiales bacterium JOSHI_001 genomic sequence GCGTGGTGCCGCGGCCCAGCGAGAAGCGCACGCCGGCGCGCGCCTGCTTTGCCGTGAATCCCATGGCCAGCAGCACATGCGACGGCTGGGTGCCACCGGCCGAACAGGCGGCGCCGGAAGAGGCCAGCACGCCGGCCTTTTCCAGCCGGGTGAGCGCCACGTCGGCGTCCAGTTCGGCGAAGCGCACGCACACGGTGTTGGGCAGGCGCGGGGCGTCGGCGCTGATCAGCACGGTGTCGGGCAACGCGACGCGCAGGCCGTCTTCCAGGCGCACGCGCAGTGCGGCCAGGCGCACGATGTCGTCCGCCTGGGTGGCGGCCACGGCGTCACACGCCGCGGCGAAGCCAGCGATGCCGGGCAGGTTCTCCGTGCCGCCGCGGCGGCCGCGTTCCTGCCGGCCGCTGATCAGCGCGGGCAGGGTGATGCCCTTTTTCACCAGCAGCGCGCCCACGCCCTTGGGGCCGCCGATCTTGTGCGCCGACAGGCTCATCAGGTCGGCGCCGCTGGCGGCAAAGGGCAGCGGTGCCTTGCCCAGGCGCTGGGTGGCGTCCACGTGCAGCCAGGCGCCCGCGGCGTGAGCCAGTTCGGCGATGTCGTCCACCGGCATCAGCACGCCGGTTTCGTTGTTGGCGCCCATCAC encodes the following:
- a CDS encoding cysteine desulfurase family protein (PFAM: Aminotransferase class-V) → MNTAAPVYLDHNATTPVCPRALDEMLDVLQHAWANPSSTHAPGQAARRVLADARARVAAFAGAQAAELVFTSGATEANHMAVLGALAAREGSLRRRVLMSAVEHPGLLALGERLRGQGIPVDRVPVDAQGRLDLAALRSLLREDVALLSVMGANNETGVLMPVDDIAELAHAAGAWLHVDATQRLGKAPLPFAASGADLMSLSAHKIGGPKGVGALLVKKGITLPALISGRQERGRRGGTENLPGIAGFAAACDAVAATQADDIVRLAALRVRLEDGLRVALPDTVLISADAPRLPNTVCVRFAELDADVALTRLEKAGVLASSGAACSAGGTQPSHVLLAMGFTAKQARAGVRFSLGRGTTQAEIDFAIAAAQRALAPLLQDLREPEPAPA